From Terriglobia bacterium, one genomic window encodes:
- a CDS encoding stage II sporulation protein M has translation MDEHISVVTPDHFELDFDIAGVGSRFLALLADSMLIGGIVIVLILAAVVMGIAGLLTVRSQATGSWVLAVAVIAYFIVTWGYFLFFEALNNGQTPGKKWAGIRVVKDDGLPVGWRESALRNLVRVADTLPPPACVVGALAILISKRGKRLGDLLAGTIVVVDIARLEPTERVSRWGTTWILKAERGRVRTGIMAGGLRIEANSMQVIERFLARRESLPVAQREALAWRIASPLLSAVGEDPKEIEKRPERFHICEQALQTIMKLADSAPKASSDGVTEDAADAKRRQWRQFNQRIQRFEGAGKRDLWRLRPDELAGIIEEYRTLGCDLSRARSMGRSSAVVRHLNNIAVRAHGVLYRKMLDVKPVPKSSWLKAFPIAVRSHLGSVGLSALLLFGPSFVSFFAVQVHPELGYDLVPAGFLDFQPARRESMHDIPTLARPVVASTILTNNIQVTLLSFAFGLTAGVGTAFVLITNGIQLGAVAGWMTSKGNSSSLWGWIMPHGGTELLAITLAGAAGLMLARAVIAPGEVRRAVALRRVAVSALTIELGVMVMLIFAGLIEGFVSPSSIGYGARIAVLATSIVFWFGYLGLSGTRN, from the coding sequence ATGGATGAGCATATCTCTGTCGTTACGCCCGATCACTTTGAACTCGATTTTGACATCGCAGGCGTCGGCTCACGGTTCTTGGCGCTGCTTGCAGACTCGATGCTGATTGGGGGAATCGTCATTGTCTTGATTTTGGCTGCCGTCGTCATGGGAATTGCGGGTCTCTTGACCGTCCGTTCTCAAGCGACAGGCTCCTGGGTTCTTGCAGTGGCTGTGATCGCCTACTTCATCGTCACATGGGGATATTTCCTCTTCTTTGAAGCTTTGAATAACGGCCAAACGCCCGGAAAGAAGTGGGCCGGGATCCGCGTCGTCAAAGACGACGGGCTGCCCGTCGGCTGGCGCGAGTCGGCTCTGCGTAATCTGGTTCGAGTGGCAGATACTCTTCCTCCCCCGGCATGCGTGGTGGGCGCGCTCGCGATCCTGATTTCGAAGAGGGGGAAGCGGCTTGGCGACCTGCTGGCCGGAACAATTGTCGTTGTGGACATTGCGAGGCTTGAACCCACTGAACGTGTATCGCGCTGGGGTACGACATGGATTCTGAAAGCAGAGCGCGGCAGGGTCCGGACGGGAATCATGGCCGGCGGCCTGCGGATCGAGGCAAACTCGATGCAGGTTATTGAACGGTTTCTCGCTCGCCGCGAGTCTTTGCCGGTTGCGCAGCGCGAGGCGCTCGCATGGAGGATCGCGTCCCCGTTACTTTCCGCAGTCGGCGAGGACCCGAAGGAAATCGAAAAGCGGCCGGAGCGGTTTCACATTTGCGAACAGGCGCTGCAGACAATCATGAAACTTGCGGATTCCGCGCCGAAGGCTTCATCGGATGGTGTTACTGAAGACGCAGCGGATGCAAAACGCCGGCAGTGGCGGCAATTCAATCAACGGATACAGCGATTCGAAGGGGCAGGCAAGCGAGACCTTTGGCGTCTCAGACCGGATGAACTGGCAGGCATTATCGAGGAGTACCGGACGCTGGGATGCGACCTTTCGCGCGCGCGTTCCATGGGACGCAGTTCGGCGGTTGTCCGCCACCTCAACAACATTGCAGTCCGGGCCCATGGGGTTCTGTATCGCAAAATGCTGGACGTCAAGCCGGTCCCGAAAAGCTCTTGGCTGAAAGCCTTTCCGATCGCGGTCCGGAGCCATCTTGGATCCGTCGGTCTTTCGGCCCTATTGCTGTTCGGACCTTCGTTCGTAAGCTTCTTCGCTGTCCAGGTACATCCGGAGCTCGGGTACGACCTTGTACCCGCCGGGTTCCTGGATTTTCAACCCGCGCGCCGCGAATCGATGCATGACATCCCGACCCTTGCCCGGCCGGTAGTCGCTTCCACAATTCTTACGAATAACATTCAGGTCACTCTGCTTTCTTTTGCTTTCGGATTGACGGCTGGTGTCGGCACGGCGTTTGTATTGATTACCAACGGAATTCAACTCGGAGCAGTCGCCGGATGGATGACGTCGAAAGGCAATAGCTCGTCGCTGTGGGGCTGGATCATGCCGCACGGCGGAACAGAGCTGCTCGCCATCACCCTTGCGGGCGCTGCCGGTTTGATGCTGGCGCGCGCCGTGATAGCTCCGGGGGAGGTACGCCGCGCCGTGGCTCTGCGACGCGTGGCCGTTTCCGCGCTGACGATCGAGCTGGGAGTGATGGTCATGCTCATATTCGCCGGTCTGATTGAAGGATTCGTCTCCCCGAGCAGTATCGGGTATGGAGCACGCATTGCCGTGCTTGCAACATCGATTGTTTTCTGGTTCGGTTATCTCGGTCTGTCCGGAACACGAAATTAG
- a CDS encoding DUF58 domain-containing protein, whose amino-acid sequence MSLAVVSLMDYRSVPDGGAFEIDRDFGRFSLGAATDVRILLRNRSKASLRVVMRDELPPGLEQLTAIPELQLAGNTECEFAYQIKALKRGRYQLSSLAARIGRRGALMEKQVRIASAAEVRVYPRFSTTGESHLIARISRLDDDVRRPRRVRGHGTDFESLSTYYSGDDPRMIDWKISAKRGYLITRNLQTERGQQISVMIDAGRLMASRIGDRSRFEHALSATVMLSYVAQKRGDAIAVSTFSDRIESFVPPSRGTSIMPRVLDSLSVVEVKQVESDYWQVVAQMMDKLKRRSLLIMMTDVLDAAGSAGLLLNLTRATSRHLVLCVVLTEPAIGAIAESAPGTVDETYLKAAAASLKLQRQIALEKMRNKGILTLEAAPEALTVQLIRRYLEIRKANLQ is encoded by the coding sequence GTGTCCCTCGCTGTCGTATCTCTCATGGACTACCGGTCGGTTCCGGATGGCGGAGCGTTCGAAATCGACCGGGACTTCGGCCGTTTTTCCTTAGGGGCGGCAACGGACGTTCGCATTCTGCTGCGGAACCGCTCGAAGGCTTCTCTCCGCGTAGTCATGCGGGATGAACTGCCGCCGGGGTTGGAGCAGCTCACTGCCATTCCGGAGTTGCAGCTCGCGGGAAATACAGAGTGTGAATTTGCGTATCAGATCAAAGCGCTTAAACGCGGCCGGTATCAGCTCAGCAGCCTGGCCGCGCGCATCGGCCGGCGCGGCGCTCTAATGGAGAAGCAGGTGCGGATAGCGAGCGCCGCTGAAGTCCGAGTCTATCCACGATTTTCGACGACCGGGGAATCTCATCTGATCGCGCGCATCAGCCGGCTGGATGACGATGTCCGGCGGCCTCGCCGCGTGCGCGGCCATGGTACAGACTTCGAGAGCCTGTCCACTTACTATTCGGGCGATGATCCCCGAATGATCGACTGGAAGATCAGCGCAAAGCGCGGCTATCTCATCACGCGAAACCTGCAGACCGAGCGCGGCCAGCAGATCTCGGTCATGATCGATGCGGGACGCTTGATGGCATCCAGAATTGGAGACCGTTCGAGATTCGAGCATGCCCTCAGCGCCACCGTCATGCTCAGTTATGTTGCTCAGAAGCGCGGTGATGCGATCGCCGTATCCACATTTTCGGACCGCATCGAGTCTTTTGTCCCGCCCAGCCGCGGTACATCGATCATGCCGCGTGTTCTCGATTCGCTCTCAGTCGTGGAAGTCAAACAGGTCGAATCCGACTACTGGCAGGTGGTCGCTCAAATGATGGATAAACTGAAACGGCGAAGCCTGCTCATTATGATGACCGATGTTCTCGATGCCGCCGGCAGTGCCGGTCTTCTCCTGAATCTCACCCGGGCAACTTCGCGGCACCTGGTTTTGTGCGTTGTGTTGACCGAGCCGGCGATCGGAGCAATTGCGGAGTCCGCTCCCGGAACAGTGGATGAGACATATCTCAAGGCCGCCGCTGCCAGCCTGAAGTTGCAGCGTCAAATCGCGCTCGAAAAGATGCGCAACAAGGGAATACTTACTCTCGAAGCCGCACCGGAAGCTCTCACGGTCCAATTGATCCGGCGCTACCTGGAAATCCGAAAGGCGAATCTACAGTAA
- a CDS encoding helix-turn-helix transcriptional regulator, protein MPSTLRLSQQGLRVLRVFLDAFTEDVRVELAGTDLLAAAHISSGTLYPILLRFEQAGLLESRWERERPESLGRPRRRFYRMTQEGARVAREALLDLSLPRVNPAAKLGLA, encoded by the coding sequence ATGCCATCCACCCTTCGTCTCTCACAGCAAGGTTTACGTGTGCTTCGAGTCTTTCTGGACGCGTTCACGGAAGATGTTCGTGTCGAACTTGCAGGAACGGACCTGCTGGCCGCGGCGCATATTTCTTCGGGCACGCTGTATCCGATTCTGCTCCGATTTGAACAGGCCGGTCTGCTTGAGAGCCGCTGGGAAAGGGAAAGGCCGGAATCGCTTGGACGGCCCAGGCGGCGATTTTACAGAATGACGCAGGAAGGAGCTCGCGTTGCACGCGAAGCCTTGCTTGACCTCTCTTTGCCGCGCGTCAATCCTGCGGCCAAGCTGGGCCTCGCATGA
- a CDS encoding DUF4350 domain-containing protein: MKEARSNLWTAVLAAGICFILILAISALSANPSTDTVLRRPSTFFTDASGGRAIYLVLQRALPSVGQWRLPLTELKRPSRTGFASLIVMHPDTMGQDEARALDEWIRSGGQLILASNTDWIIQSSAKSPVPNFLDRHAIHAGPGAGRGTESAAITSVGKGRIVFVADDHAFSNSSLSKTDNAVWLAQRCSEWGGGALFDEYHLGFASQRGLISLMAMFSATPWGLMCAQLSLAGLIYIFGCRRRFGAPIDELPVERTNPVDTVQALGGLFSAARARILAATIMQQYLNAHVSTILRQRIDLMDAAVRERLAGPLGIERADLDSYAQAAKAAASTQVLSDTDFVQFGQKAATIARSFTDGLARGRRSGTAG; encoded by the coding sequence GTGAAAGAAGCGCGGTCGAACCTATGGACGGCAGTGCTGGCCGCGGGTATCTGTTTCATATTGATTCTGGCGATCTCCGCCCTTTCTGCGAATCCGTCCACCGATACTGTTTTGCGGAGACCATCGACTTTCTTCACCGATGCCAGCGGCGGACGGGCCATCTATCTTGTCCTCCAGCGGGCATTGCCTTCCGTCGGCCAGTGGCGTCTTCCACTCACAGAACTGAAGCGTCCCTCTCGCACCGGTTTCGCTTCGCTGATTGTCATGCATCCCGACACCATGGGCCAGGATGAGGCCAGGGCACTCGATGAATGGATCAGATCCGGCGGCCAATTGATACTCGCGTCCAATACGGATTGGATCATCCAGAGTTCCGCGAAGAGTCCCGTACCGAATTTCCTCGACCGGCATGCCATACATGCCGGTCCTGGCGCCGGCCGCGGTACGGAGTCTGCGGCCATCACTTCAGTTGGTAAGGGCAGAATCGTTTTTGTGGCGGATGATCATGCGTTTTCAAATTCGAGTCTGAGTAAGACCGACAATGCAGTCTGGCTTGCCCAACGATGCTCGGAATGGGGCGGCGGCGCATTATTCGATGAATATCATCTTGGATTCGCTTCCCAGCGTGGCCTGATTTCGCTTATGGCGATGTTCAGCGCCACCCCATGGGGGTTGATGTGCGCGCAGCTTTCATTGGCGGGTCTGATTTACATTTTCGGCTGCCGGCGCAGGTTCGGAGCACCGATTGATGAATTGCCGGTTGAACGAACCAATCCCGTGGATACCGTACAGGCTCTCGGCGGCTTATTCAGTGCGGCGCGCGCGCGGATCCTGGCTGCGACAATCATGCAACAGTATCTGAATGCGCATGTTTCAACGATTCTGCGCCAGCGCATTGATCTGATGGACGCAGCTGTCCGCGAACGGTTAGCGGGTCCTCTGGGGATTGAACGAGCGGATCTGGATTCCTATGCGCAGGCTGCAAAAGCTGCGGCTTCGACGCAGGTGTTATCCGACACTGATTTCGTTCAGTTCGGACAAAAGGCGGCAACGATCGCGAGGAGCTTCACTGATGGACTTGCCCGGGGCAGACGTTCAGGCACTGCTGGCTAA
- a CDS encoding DUF4129 domain-containing protein, producing MIAPTPEEVRQITKDVLARPEFLSTPTWTQLLLDRALQWLREVANWSGRNPQLSKLLIAILSVILVLLIVHIVLTGAREFASLRKEDDGRRRDQSLRALEGIAESWNDAFRLAGEALNKGDIYRAIWITHRILLSILDRAGQIRFVRWKTNSDYIRECAIGADGAAALRELTNAYERVIYAHGDFDCAHAGELLAQVRQLAVKAGS from the coding sequence ATGATTGCTCCGACTCCGGAAGAGGTTCGGCAGATTACAAAGGACGTTCTGGCACGGCCGGAGTTTCTTTCTACACCCACCTGGACTCAACTCCTGCTGGATCGGGCGCTTCAATGGCTGCGCGAAGTAGCGAATTGGTCAGGCCGGAACCCCCAATTATCGAAACTGCTCATTGCAATACTGTCCGTCATCCTCGTTTTATTGATCGTGCATATCGTGCTTACGGGCGCTCGAGAATTCGCGTCGCTGCGAAAGGAAGATGACGGCAGGCGGCGTGACCAGAGCCTTCGTGCTCTCGAAGGCATTGCGGAAAGTTGGAATGACGCCTTCAGGCTGGCGGGCGAGGCTCTGAACAAAGGCGATATCTACAGAGCCATCTGGATAACGCATCGCATTCTCCTATCCATTCTGGATCGAGCAGGCCAGATCCGATTTGTGCGGTGGAAAACCAACAGCGACTACATTCGCGAATGCGCCATTGGCGCCGACGGAGCTGCCGCCCTGCGCGAGCTGACCAACGCCTACGAACGCGTCATTTATGCCCACGGTGATTTCGATTGTGCCCACGCCGGCGAACTTCTGGCACAGGTCCGGCAGCTTGCGGTAAAGGCGGGCTCGTGA
- a CDS encoding methyltransferase domain-containing protein codes for MSQPWNPSQYAENAGFVPALGANILARLAPRAGERILDLGCGNGTLTRDIIASGATVVGVDSSAEMVAAARGLGIDARVMDAAALSFDGEFDAVFSNAVLHWVRNADAAAAGIVRALKPVGRFVAELGGHTNVAAISVAIRAVLARYHIDIDWPWYYPAPGDYRRVLESRGLAVDDIRLFPRPTPLPTGMEGWLETFGGAVLANVGSDLRQRIVREIVELLRPSLCDEQGRWTADYVRLQVIARKAA; via the coding sequence ATGTCTCAGCCCTGGAATCCATCACAGTACGCGGAGAACGCCGGCTTCGTCCCTGCGCTCGGCGCGAACATCCTGGCGCGACTCGCGCCGCGTGCGGGTGAGCGCATCCTGGATCTCGGCTGCGGCAACGGCACACTCACGCGCGACATCATCGCGTCGGGAGCGACCGTCGTCGGCGTCGATTCATCGGCCGAGATGGTCGCCGCCGCGCGCGGTCTCGGCATCGATGCCCGCGTGATGGACGCCGCCGCCTTGAGCTTTGACGGGGAGTTCGACGCCGTTTTTTCCAACGCCGTGCTGCACTGGGTGCGGAACGCCGATGCGGCGGCCGCCGGCATCGTTCGCGCGCTGAAACCGGTCGGCCGCTTCGTCGCCGAGCTCGGCGGCCACACCAACGTCGCGGCGATTTCCGTCGCCATCCGCGCGGTGCTCGCGCGGTATCACATCGACATCGACTGGCCGTGGTATTACCCCGCGCCCGGGGACTACCGCCGCGTGCTAGAGTCGCGCGGTCTCGCCGTCGACGACATCCGGCTATTCCCGCGGCCGACGCCGCTGCCCACCGGCATGGAGGGTTGGCTGGAGACCTTCGGCGGCGCCGTGCTGGCGAACGTTGGCAGCGATCTGCGCCAGCGGATCGTCAGGGAGATCGTCGAGCTGCTGCGGCCGTCGCTGTGCGACGAACAGGGACGATGGACGGCAGACTATGTGCGACTGCAGGTGATCGCGCGAAAAGCCGCCTGA
- a CDS encoding MoxR family ATPase, with protein sequence MDLPGADVQALLAKLRQNLANLIEGQESVIDDLIVVVVAGGHALIEGVPGVAKTLLARCLAASINAKFSRIQFTPDLMPADVSGVNVFEPRSSEFHFRPGPLFADVVLADEINRAPAKTQAALLEAMQEGQITIDGVTHGLSPLLTVLATQNPIEYEGTYPLPEAQLDRFMMKIIVDYPTLEAERRMIARMHSLGEGIQHPEASVEPVLDPATLLQIRLASNRVEVDESIVNYIVDLIRNSRSASSLGLGASPRAGVMLLRAAKSRALVRGNSYVTPDEVRDVVLSVLRHRVRLTPEAEIEGLTADSCLDELTKRVPIPR encoded by the coding sequence ATGGACTTGCCCGGGGCAGACGTTCAGGCACTGCTGGCTAAGCTCAGACAAAATCTGGCGAATTTGATTGAAGGTCAGGAATCTGTAATCGATGACCTGATCGTCGTTGTGGTCGCCGGCGGCCACGCGCTGATTGAAGGTGTTCCCGGCGTCGCAAAAACGCTTCTTGCGCGTTGTCTTGCGGCGTCGATCAATGCAAAGTTTTCACGCATCCAATTCACTCCGGATCTAATGCCGGCGGATGTCTCGGGCGTTAACGTGTTCGAGCCGAGATCGTCGGAGTTTCATTTCCGTCCCGGCCCATTGTTTGCTGATGTTGTCCTCGCCGATGAAATCAATCGCGCTCCTGCCAAAACCCAGGCGGCGCTGCTGGAAGCGATGCAGGAAGGTCAGATTACCATCGACGGCGTGACGCACGGTTTATCGCCCCTTCTGACGGTGCTTGCGACACAGAATCCGATTGAATATGAAGGAACCTATCCGCTGCCCGAAGCTCAGCTGGACCGCTTCATGATGAAAATCATCGTGGACTATCCCACTCTCGAAGCGGAGCGCCGGATGATCGCGCGGATGCACAGTCTTGGCGAAGGCATTCAGCATCCGGAGGCCTCTGTGGAACCGGTTCTCGACCCGGCAACGTTGCTGCAGATCCGCCTCGCATCGAACCGGGTCGAGGTCGACGAATCGATCGTCAACTACATTGTCGACCTTATCCGGAACTCCCGATCGGCTTCGAGCCTCGGGCTCGGCGCCAGCCCGCGAGCCGGCGTCATGCTTCTTCGCGCCGCAAAATCGCGCGCCTTGGTGCGCGGTAATTCATACGTCACACCCGACGAAGTTCGGGATGTTGTTTTGTCCGTGCTCCGGCATCGCGTAAGGCTTACACCCGAAGCCGAAATCGAAGGGTTGACCGCCGATTCCTGTCTGGATGAGCTGACGAAGCGTGTCCCGATACCGCGCTGA
- a CDS encoding DsbA family oxidoreductase → MSKPVMLEVFTDFVUPWCYLSTGRIEKLKQNFAIHVQWVYFPLHPDTPPQGLLLKDLFAGRNFDLEAMHARMKSLMDGEGLPYERRSHTYNSRLAQELAKWADSKPGFEAIHQALYRAYFVEGRNIGDIDVLIDIAKKVGLPEDEARTVLVERTFKDLIDLDWQKAGRYGISGVPSFVAGGTKVIGAQPYEVLAQQLRAAGAAPK, encoded by the coding sequence ATGAGCAAACCGGTAATGCTTGAAGTCTTCACAGACTTTGTCTGACCCTGGTGCTATCTCAGTACCGGGCGTATTGAAAAGCTGAAACAGAATTTCGCAATCCACGTGCAATGGGTGTATTTCCCTCTGCACCCCGATACGCCACCCCAGGGACTCCTGCTGAAAGATCTGTTCGCGGGGCGCAATTTCGATCTGGAAGCCATGCATGCACGGATGAAAAGTCTGATGGATGGCGAAGGCCTGCCGTATGAACGGCGGTCCCACACGTACAACAGCAGGCTGGCGCAGGAATTGGCGAAGTGGGCGGACTCGAAACCAGGCTTCGAAGCCATCCATCAGGCACTCTACCGGGCGTATTTTGTGGAAGGGCGCAACATTGGCGATATTGACGTGCTCATCGACATTGCTAAAAAAGTGGGATTGCCGGAAGACGAAGCGAGGACCGTCCTCGTCGAGCGGACGTTCAAAGACCTCATCGATCTGGACTGGCAGAAAGCCGGCCGGTACGGCATCAGCGGTGTGCCGAGCTTTGTCGCAGGAGGCACGAAAGTCATTGGCGCACAGCCGTACGAAGTTCTTGCCCAGCAGTTGCGCGCTGCGGGCGCGGCCCCGAAGTAA
- a CDS encoding LLM class flavin-dependent oxidoreductase, with amino-acid sequence MIPLSVLDLCPVPRNSTAADAFHNSLDLAQHAEQWGYRRYWLAEHHNMPGIASAATSILIGHIAGGTKTIRVGSGGVMLPNHSPLVIAEQFGTLASLYPDRIDLGLGRAPGTDGLTARALRRSHIESVEEFPRDVQELLAYFSPAEPAQRIRAVPGSGMAVPIWLLGSSLFSAQLAAKLGLPFAFASHFAPAELAHALRLYRGEFQPSRQLERPHVMCGLTVIAADTDAEARRHFTSIQQSFINLRRGMPGQIPPPIDDIDAFCPPEERAGVDYALSCSVVGGPDTVERGLASFIEFTAADELMITANLYSHTARLRSFEIAAEINRAMDAR; translated from the coding sequence ATGATTCCGTTGTCAGTCTTGGACCTTTGTCCGGTTCCGCGGAATTCGACCGCGGCCGACGCGTTCCATAATTCTCTGGATCTCGCTCAGCATGCCGAGCAGTGGGGTTATCGGCGCTACTGGCTGGCGGAGCATCACAACATGCCCGGCATCGCAAGCGCCGCGACATCCATTCTCATAGGACACATTGCCGGCGGCACGAAAACGATCCGGGTGGGCTCCGGCGGAGTGATGCTGCCGAATCACTCCCCCCTTGTGATTGCCGAGCAATTCGGCACTCTGGCGTCGCTCTACCCGGACCGCATCGATCTTGGACTGGGGCGGGCGCCGGGCACCGATGGGCTGACGGCTCGAGCGCTGCGCCGAAGTCATATCGAGAGCGTCGAGGAGTTTCCGCGCGATGTGCAGGAATTGCTCGCTTATTTCAGCCCGGCTGAGCCGGCACAGAGAATCCGTGCCGTACCCGGTTCGGGAATGGCTGTTCCGATCTGGCTCCTCGGATCAAGCCTCTTCAGCGCGCAACTGGCCGCGAAGCTCGGATTGCCGTTCGCCTTTGCCTCACACTTTGCGCCCGCGGAATTGGCACACGCACTGCGCCTTTATCGCGGCGAATTCCAGCCATCGCGGCAGCTGGAGCGGCCCCATGTCATGTGCGGATTGACTGTCATAGCCGCCGACACGGATGCGGAAGCGCGACGTCATTTCACGTCGATACAGCAGTCGTTCATCAACCTCCGGCGGGGGATGCCGGGCCAGATCCCTCCGCCGATCGACGATATCGACGCGTTTTGTCCGCCCGAGGAACGCGCCGGAGTCGACTATGCGCTTTCGTGCTCTGTCGTCGGCGGTCCGGATACCGTCGAGCGAGGCCTTGCTTCGTTCATCGAATTCACTGCCGCCGATGAACTGATGATTACGGCGAACCTGTACTCCCACACAGCGCGTCTGCGCTCATTCGAAATCGCCGCGGAAATCAATCGTGCGATGGACGCCCGCTGA
- a CDS encoding c-type cytochrome: protein MWKFVALTSVLVAVTFAAQQPAAPSPWAYGFDGPAAATAAPAVPPGGRGGQGGRGSGAAPAPDTTLHQLPGSTGSFTLAQIRDGFGPADWFPGDHPPMPDIVAHGRRDAQINACSLCHYPNGKGRAENAGVSGLPYSYFVQTMMDFKNDLRKSADTRKANTNRMIAFAKAMTDDEIKAAAAYFSSMKWTPWIRVVEADTVPKTRIAGGLFLMLEGDQAGKEPIGMRIIEVPEKTEDTESLRNPRSGFIAYAPPGSIKKGEALVTTGAGKTTQCGVCHGPDLEGLGPVPGIAGRSPSYVVRELHDMQLGTRKGVWTDLMKPVVAKLSAEDMLDIAAYTASRVPGESRRPAK from the coding sequence ATGTGGAAGTTTGTCGCTCTGACGTCCGTTCTGGTGGCAGTGACGTTCGCTGCTCAACAACCCGCTGCGCCATCACCGTGGGCTTACGGTTTTGACGGACCTGCAGCGGCAACCGCTGCTCCGGCCGTACCTCCGGGCGGACGAGGCGGACAGGGCGGCCGTGGCAGCGGCGCCGCGCCGGCGCCCGACACAACGCTCCATCAGCTCCCGGGGAGCACAGGATCGTTCACGCTTGCTCAGATCCGCGATGGTTTTGGCCCGGCCGACTGGTTCCCTGGCGACCATCCTCCAATGCCCGACATCGTCGCGCACGGCAGGCGCGACGCGCAGATCAACGCCTGCAGCCTTTGCCACTATCCGAATGGAAAAGGCCGCGCCGAAAACGCGGGTGTCTCCGGTTTACCGTACTCGTATTTCGTGCAGACGATGATGGATTTCAAGAACGACCTGCGTAAGAGCGCCGACACTCGGAAGGCGAACACGAATCGGATGATCGCCTTTGCCAAAGCCATGACGGATGACGAAATCAAAGCCGCGGCGGCCTATTTCTCATCGATGAAGTGGACGCCATGGATACGCGTCGTCGAAGCCGACACCGTGCCGAAAACGCGCATCGCCGGCGGCCTGTTCCTCATGCTCGAAGGCGACCAGGCGGGCAAGGAGCCGATCGGCATGCGCATTATCGAAGTGCCGGAGAAAACAGAAGACACCGAGAGCCTGCGGAATCCCCGCTCCGGCTTCATCGCGTACGCTCCCCCGGGCAGCATCAAGAAAGGTGAAGCGCTGGTCACAACCGGAGCCGGCAAGACAACGCAGTGCGGCGTCTGCCACGGCCCGGATCTCGAAGGCCTCGGCCCGGTGCCCGGAATTGCAGGCCGCTCTCCAAGTTATGTCGTGCGTGAGTTGCACGATATGCAGCTCGGCACCCGCAAAGGTGTGTGGACAGACCTTATGAAACCCGTCGTCGCGAAACTGAGCGCGGAAGACATGCTGGATATCGCCGCTTATACGGCGTCCCGTGTACCCGGGGAGTCGCGCCGTCCGGCGAAATAG